One Streptomyces sp. B21-105 genomic region harbors:
- a CDS encoding HIT family protein encodes MTTPDCYTCRKEEEFDDLSPRECVVHDQHWRVAHSFNTAVPGWLVLLPRRHVVAVHDLTDAEASALGMWQVKLSRALRSITGCTKTYVVQFAEAEGFAHVHFHIVPRMADLPPEHRGPGVFELLRRPEAEWVTADQADRTARLLRARLQ; translated from the coding sequence ATGACGACTCCCGACTGCTACACCTGCCGCAAGGAAGAAGAGTTCGACGACCTTTCACCACGCGAGTGCGTCGTGCACGACCAGCACTGGCGGGTGGCCCATTCCTTCAACACGGCGGTGCCCGGCTGGCTGGTGCTGCTGCCCCGGCGGCACGTCGTCGCAGTCCACGACCTCACCGACGCCGAGGCGTCTGCCCTGGGGATGTGGCAGGTCAAGCTCTCCCGGGCGCTCCGGAGCATCACGGGTTGCACCAAGACCTACGTCGTCCAGTTCGCCGAAGCCGAAGGCTTCGCGCACGTGCACTTCCACATCGTCCCGCGCATGGCGGACCTGCCGCCGGAACATCGTGGGCCCGGCGTCTTCGAGCTGCTCCGGCGGCCCGAGGCGGAGTGGGTGACGGCCGACCAGGCCGACCGGACGGCCCGTCTTCTCCGGGCTCGACTTCAGTGA
- a CDS encoding MarR family winged helix-turn-helix transcriptional regulator, translating to MTTRWLTPEEQRAWRAYMAGYLLLEDAIDRHLQQEAGMPHLYYSILANLSESPERRLRMTDLAERLKITRSRLTYAVTRLEKDGLTRREECRWDKRGSVAVLTDEGLGVLENAAPGHVETVRAALFDRLTPEQVGQLEEIFTQVAAGFQGEDDGEASPSAEDLPWRRRSSPCSGSGTE from the coding sequence ATGACGACCCGCTGGCTCACCCCCGAGGAGCAGCGCGCCTGGCGCGCGTACATGGCCGGCTACCTCCTTCTCGAGGACGCCATCGACCGGCACCTCCAGCAGGAGGCCGGCATGCCCCACCTGTACTACTCCATCCTCGCGAACCTCTCCGAAAGCCCCGAACGGCGGCTGCGGATGACCGATCTGGCGGAGCGGCTGAAGATCACCCGCAGTCGGCTGACGTACGCGGTGACCCGCCTCGAGAAGGACGGTCTGACGCGGCGCGAGGAGTGCCGCTGGGACAAGCGTGGCAGCGTCGCCGTCCTGACGGACGAGGGCCTGGGGGTCCTGGAGAACGCGGCGCCCGGCCATGTCGAGACGGTCCGCGCCGCCCTCTTCGACCGGCTCACGCCCGAGCAGGTGGGCCAGCTGGAGGAGATCTTCACCCAGGTCGCCGCCGGCTTCCAGGGCGAGGACGACGGCGAGGCCTCCCCCTCCGCCGAGGACCTGCCGTGGCGCAGACGCTCGTCGCCCTGCTCCGGCTCCGGGACGGAGTGA
- a CDS encoding GTP cyclohydrolase II has product MPDTPAATQRARVRVPLRFHDGYSVDAELVTFHGLVDGQEHVAVVLGEPAPGSVPLVRLHSECLTGDAFGSARCDCGPQLREAVERIAATGGVLLYLRQEGRGIGLYNKLDAYALQDQGLDTYEANAALGLPEDDRDYTAAAQMLRALGITSLDLLSNNPDKAEQLRGLGIDVHDRVPTGVFTTPHNVRYLRAKVLQTQHTLPLASLTGLSAV; this is encoded by the coding sequence ATGCCCGACACCCCCGCCGCCACCCAGCGCGCCCGCGTCCGGGTACCGCTCCGCTTCCACGACGGCTACTCCGTCGACGCCGAACTGGTCACGTTCCACGGCCTCGTCGACGGCCAGGAGCACGTCGCCGTCGTCCTCGGCGAGCCGGCCCCGGGCTCGGTCCCGCTGGTCCGGCTGCACTCCGAGTGCCTGACCGGGGACGCCTTCGGCTCCGCCCGCTGCGACTGCGGGCCCCAGCTGCGCGAGGCCGTCGAGCGGATAGCGGCGACGGGCGGCGTACTGCTCTACCTCCGCCAGGAGGGCCGCGGCATCGGCCTCTACAACAAGCTCGACGCGTACGCCCTCCAGGACCAGGGCCTCGACACCTACGAGGCGAACGCCGCGCTCGGCCTGCCCGAGGACGACCGCGACTACACGGCGGCCGCCCAGATGCTGCGCGCCCTCGGCATCACGAGCCTGGACCTGCTGTCCAACAACCCCGACAAGGCGGAGCAGTTGCGGGGACTGGGCATCGACGTCCACGACCGCGTGCCGACCGGCGTCTTCACCACCCCGCACAACGTCCGCTACCTGCGCGCGAAGGTCCTGCAGACCCAGCACACGCTCCCGCTGGCCTCCCTCACCGGTCTCAGCGCGGTCTGA
- a CDS encoding glycoside hydrolase domain-containing protein, which yields MRDAMVLKAQRFVNSVYGSRTGTTVEESGEADWATMYALTRALQYELDITPTSDSFGPGTLSTLTAKYPKLDQDTVPSPDFCRLIQAGLYCKGYDGSDLDGTYGARVQAAVTRLKTDMGVEKAFPGSDLTPKVFKALLTMDAYVVTGSGSDQVRGVQRWLNGRYVNRQDYFVVASDGQVSGATFKGLLFGIQYELGMADGTANGNFGPGTQGGLKSHPVKQGDQSVWVSLFSAGMVLNRRPVAFSDSFESPLAAAVRAFQTFVALPSTGDGDFSTWASLLASFGDQARQGQACDGIVKITPARAATLKAAGIKYVGRYLTNPSGKSLPEKAIQPGELQTIAENGLRCFPIYQTTGDDASAFDYAAGRTAGYGAINAALDHGFKNGTRIFFAVDFDAVDDQITANVLPHFKGINEAMADSGNPYEIGVYGSRNVCARVGAAGYSTASFLADMSSGYVGNAGHQLPDDWAYDQFVIRTLGSGDAQLDIDIDIASGRDTGQGSFNPPRPAVPDVAFDRGYLPALRADLSRYMQSIGYPDLGGIGSDAKLYSNSQAVDVLQDQDELITQLSNTYSMRKSLIQTAVYWAMREYSLADQAADQKVVGYHLSGSGTVKDSHTGIAEISGTDAIQAWNHCIGWGYTTGKHLDAGRDADIWSVWQRLNKDNAFTVRTVALIHLWDVRGRPGGRLPPGDRVTTPRTMRLGLAEFEITELLRRYRAWDPDQEAQTHQSLAVYQLFEKYNSIARNA from the coding sequence ATGCGTGACGCGATGGTGCTCAAGGCCCAGAGATTCGTGAACTCCGTCTACGGCAGCCGTACCGGCACGACCGTGGAGGAGAGCGGCGAGGCCGACTGGGCCACCATGTACGCCCTGACCCGTGCCCTGCAGTACGAGCTGGACATCACTCCCACGTCCGACAGCTTCGGCCCCGGCACGCTCTCCACACTGACCGCCAAGTACCCGAAACTCGATCAGGACACCGTCCCCTCCCCGGACTTCTGCCGGCTCATCCAGGCGGGCCTGTACTGCAAGGGGTACGACGGAAGCGACCTCGACGGCACGTACGGCGCACGCGTCCAGGCGGCCGTGACCAGACTGAAGACCGACATGGGCGTCGAGAAGGCGTTTCCCGGCAGTGACCTGACGCCCAAGGTGTTCAAGGCTTTGCTGACCATGGACGCGTATGTCGTCACCGGTTCCGGCTCCGACCAGGTCCGCGGCGTGCAGCGGTGGCTCAACGGCCGGTACGTGAACCGCCAGGACTACTTCGTCGTCGCCAGCGACGGGCAGGTCTCCGGAGCCACCTTCAAGGGGCTGCTTTTCGGCATCCAGTACGAGTTGGGGATGGCGGACGGCACTGCCAACGGCAACTTCGGGCCCGGTACCCAGGGGGGCCTGAAGTCGCACCCCGTGAAGCAGGGCGACCAGAGTGTGTGGGTGTCCCTGTTCTCGGCGGGGATGGTCCTCAACCGGCGGCCCGTCGCCTTTTCCGACTCCTTCGAGTCTCCTCTGGCCGCCGCTGTCCGGGCATTCCAGACCTTCGTCGCCCTCCCGTCGACCGGTGACGGCGACTTCTCCACGTGGGCGTCCCTGCTGGCGTCGTTCGGCGACCAGGCCCGCCAGGGCCAGGCCTGCGACGGCATCGTGAAGATCACGCCCGCACGCGCGGCGACGCTGAAGGCGGCCGGCATCAAGTACGTCGGGCGCTACCTCACCAACCCGAGCGGCAAGTCCCTGCCGGAGAAGGCGATCCAGCCCGGAGAACTGCAGACGATCGCCGAGAACGGCCTGCGCTGTTTTCCCATCTACCAGACCACCGGCGACGACGCCTCCGCCTTCGACTACGCGGCCGGGCGTACCGCCGGGTACGGCGCCATCAACGCCGCCTTGGACCACGGCTTCAAGAACGGGACACGGATCTTCTTCGCCGTCGACTTCGACGCGGTCGACGACCAGATCACCGCGAACGTCCTGCCCCACTTCAAGGGAATCAACGAAGCGATGGCGGACTCCGGCAATCCGTACGAGATAGGCGTGTACGGCTCCCGCAACGTCTGCGCACGGGTCGGCGCGGCCGGCTACTCGACGGCGAGCTTCCTGGCCGACATGTCCTCGGGCTACGTGGGGAACGCCGGTCATCAGCTGCCCGACGACTGGGCCTACGACCAGTTCGTCATCCGCACCCTCGGCTCGGGCGACGCGCAACTGGACATCGACATCGACATCGCCTCGGGGCGCGACACCGGGCAGGGCTCCTTCAACCCGCCGCGCCCCGCCGTGCCGGACGTCGCCTTCGACCGCGGCTACCTGCCGGCCCTGCGCGCCGACCTCTCCCGGTACATGCAGTCGATCGGCTACCCCGACCTGGGCGGCATCGGCAGCGACGCGAAGCTCTACTCCAACTCCCAGGCCGTCGACGTGCTCCAGGACCAGGACGAGCTGATCACCCAGCTGTCGAACACGTACAGCATGCGCAAGTCCCTGATCCAGACGGCGGTCTACTGGGCGATGCGCGAGTACAGCCTTGCCGACCAGGCCGCGGACCAGAAGGTCGTCGGCTATCACCTCTCCGGTTCCGGCACCGTCAAGGACTCGCACACCGGTATCGCCGAGATCAGCGGCACCGACGCCATCCAGGCCTGGAACCACTGCATCGGCTGGGGCTACACGACCGGCAAGCACCTCGATGCGGGTAGGGACGCCGACATCTGGTCCGTGTGGCAGCGGCTGAACAAGGACAACGCGTTCACCGTGCGCACCGTGGCCCTGATCCACCTGTGGGACGTACGGGGCCGGCCGGGCGGCCGGCTGCCCCCCGGCGACCGCGTCACCACCCCGCGGACCATGCGCCTCGGCCTCGCCGAATTCGAGATCACCGAACTCCTGCGCCGCTACCGCGCCTGGGACCCCGACCAGGAGGCGCAGACGCACCAGAGCTTGGCCGTCTACCAGCTCTTCGAGAAGTACAACAGCATCGCGCGCAACGCCTGA
- a CDS encoding GntR family transcriptional regulator, with the protein MSDTEESDATLDPMSARPLYVQLADVIAKKIAAGELAPDRPIPSENHLADEYGVARLTARRAAQELRERGLIVTVRGKGSFVVEQPSGDAPEEGERS; encoded by the coding sequence ATGAGCGATACAGAAGAGTCGGACGCCACCCTGGACCCGATGAGCGCGCGGCCCCTCTACGTGCAGCTGGCCGACGTCATCGCCAAGAAGATCGCCGCTGGGGAGCTGGCTCCGGACAGACCGATCCCCTCGGAGAACCACCTCGCCGACGAGTACGGCGTGGCGCGGCTCACGGCACGGAGGGCCGCACAGGAACTCCGCGAGCGCGGACTCATCGTCACCGTGCGCGGCAAGGGATCCTTCGTCGTCGAGCAGCCGTCCGGCGACGCGCCCGAGGAGGGCGAACGCAGCTGA